A window of Zonotrichia leucophrys gambelii isolate GWCS_2022_RI chromosome 6, RI_Zleu_2.0, whole genome shotgun sequence genomic DNA:
atgacaccccagagcccatggggagatgctctggcagggctctgctAGGTCCTAGCATGAGGGTGCCCTGAAGTAGTAGTAGTAGGACCCTGGTCCCCAGTACCCTGAGATGAACTCTCATGACAGTTCCAATGTGAGAGAAGTGCTTTGGAGGGCCATGCCTCCCCCCTGAGTCTTTATAAAGAGCCAGAGATGTGCCAGAGGCTTTGGGGAGCAGCATGTCCCCAGTGGGAGCTGTGTGCAGTGTGGGTGAAACATGGCTGTTTGCTCTTGGGCTTTGTGGGTTGAAGTGTGTGGGcattgtggggctgggggtggcctgTCCCCTCCAGCAGCGTAGACCTGCCACTGTCTCATCTTCTGTCCATCTTTCCAGTTTCAGAAGTTTCTCACCTTATCCCGCCCGTTGCTGGAGTGTGAGAGCCCTACCCTGGAGCAGCCTAAGGCTCTCAGgcctctcagcagcagcagcagcagcagtgtctcCGTGGCTGGGAAGgtgagcagctgagcagggcaaGCTGAAGCAGCAGTGTTGGGATGGTGCTGGGATAACTGCCTCTactgcagcccccagccttCCCTCCTGGCACAGGCATCCTTTCCCTGAGACGATGCTTTTGCAAGGTACCAGTGGCAGTGGGAGTAGGGTCTGCCTCATGTGGTGGGTGCTAGGAACTGGGGATGCTCCCATAGGAGCATCAGATTTCCAGCTCTGTTGTGTTTTACTGGGCAGGTCAGATGTGTCCCAGCTTTTTGTCAGCCGTGGGGCTTTGCTGTAGAGTTGCAGCAGACCCAGTTGGCTGTCCTGGGGGAGTGCTGCTAAAAGCCCAGGTGCTGATGTTTACTGTGGTCCCCTTTCCCAGACTGACACAGATGTGGCCTGGGACCGTGCTACTCATGGCCTCGAGGACCCAGTGCTGCCAAAGAAGCAAGTCTGCAGTACCCCGAGAGTGGAGAGGAAGGTGGGCTGGCACCGAGCCcgagagcagcccctgccacagCGCAGTGatggggaggaagaagaggaagaggctGCCTTGAACCTGGAGATAGACAGAAGCGTGGAAGCTGTGAATTTCTGTGTGAGCGAGGCAGGGGTGGCGCTGGAGGAGCATGAAGACCCCTGCATCATCAACACAGGTGACGTATCCCTGAGCGAGCTGGTGAAGTCCATGCACCCCTACTGCCTGCCCACCTTCACTGTGTGCCTGGACCCTGACACGGAGCCTGTGGCCAAGGAGCTTCTGAGCAGCTCTGTCTTGCTGGAAATTGTGCCTGGAGAGGGAGAGAGTGTGGAGATCCCTGTGGTTCTGCAGCCCTTGACTCCCAACTCCCCTGACCTGGAGCCCCAACTCCTGGGAGTAGAGGAGACTACCGGGGAGTCAATCCCAGAAAATCgtggggagctgccaggagctccaACCCAGGAAAATAGgttggaagaggagaaggaggaaaaactgCCTGGGAAGGAGCCTTCATGCAGTACTGCAGAGGCCACCTCCCCCCTGGagacagcagcacctggagcctCAGGTCCCAGCaagagctcctggcacagcacagaagcCCCAGCAGGTGGAAAACGTGAATGCTCTGAGAAGGGACGGGGCCGTGAGAGATCAAGGAAGAGTcggaaaaagaaagcagcagaggacCAAAGCAAGCAGGCCCGGCCTGGCAGGGACTGTGTAGCCCACCGGCTCCATTCCGCTGGCTCTGGACAGCCCCATGCCCAGCCAGCCATCAGCAGGCAGCGGGCAGAGTGTCCCTCTGTTCAGGTCTCAGActtcctggcacagcagctggagagagcaCGGAAGGAGGGGCAGATGGAGCTGCATGCTGAACGGGCACCTCGGCCCCGGGGCAGGCCTCAGAGCACATCAGCGGCTTTGCTGCCCAAGAAGgtgaagcaggagctgcagaaggagccGGCACCAGAAACCGTGAATGCGGCCCTGGAGAAGAACAAGACTCTGGTGTCTCTGGAGAAGACTGCACCAAGCGTGGaggggcagccagcagctgaaTGTCCCAGCCCGACAGACCAGGCTGAGGGCCAGGGAGATGCGCAGCCATCTGTTGGACAGAGCAGTGGGGTCTCGGAGGCTGCCTCTCAGCTCCCAGAGCAaggtgctgggctggagcctgcccagagggtgccagcagcagagccaagtgAGGGCCTGCCTAAGGAAGCCAAACCCAAGGCCTTGAGCCTGCGTGAGTACCGCATCCGCATGCTGCACCGTCAGCCCAGCGCGggtggcagccaggagggcaagAAGCAAGTGGCCAGCAAGTGGCCCAGTGTCCCCGAGCCTCCGACAGAGCTGGCAGAGATCCCCTGCCTGGTGTCACCCGTGCGCTCCGCCACCGAGGCGGACAGTGCTCAGAAGGGACCGGACAAacccaccagccctgctgctgtcccttctcctgccagcaAAGCTCCCGCTGCTCTGCCTTCAGCCCCAGCACCTGCCGCAGCTCCACCACCGCCATCAGCACCAATGCCTTTTGTCGCACCAAACGTgcccccagctgctggggtggcCCCCACTGGGATGCCGCCAGCCTCTGCCGGTGCTTATGCCCTTTACCCACCAGTGCCTTCCTGGCCCTGCTTCAGCCCGCAGCCCATGGGCTGCCATGGTTTGCCCCCAccacccagtgccagctcctccaGTGCTTTTCACATGGTGCCTGGCCTCCCACCTCCGGCCATGGCCTGGCCCCCTCCACCTTTGCCACCCCCGCCTCCATTTGGCCCAGGTGGCCCCTATGCCCCAGTTGGGTGGGCACCACCATCCTACTGGCCTGGAATCCCCGTGCCGCCTCCGGTGCCTTCCCTTGCGTACAGGgaccctggagcagcagtgcaggccACCACTGccttcccagctggcagccaccctggcacagcccctctgcatGGGCAGTCTCCTGCTGCCCCTATGCTCAGCTGCCCGGAGCCACCAGCCTTCCCTGCCCAGTCACCTGCTGCCCCGAGCAGCGAGATGGGGCCTGCAGGTGGCCCGGCCAGGCCGGCAGCTGGCAGGGTGTCAGATCCCAGGAGGCAGGCAAGGCTGGCAGGAGAGAGCTCCCTCCCCAAGGCCCCTctggccccagcccagcccctgccagccccctcagctgccactgcccagcccagcagggtccctcctgcagtgccagtcCCCCAGGCTGTCCTCACCCAGCCTCCGGAGGAGTCCCAAGCTGCTACTCCCCACCAGCTCCCAAAGGTCCCCCCAGCTGCCAtctgctgcccagcagaggTGTTTCCTGCCCCTGTTGGGGAGTCCCCTGGCACCCAAGCCATGGAGAAGGCTGTAGagccagggaaggaggcagCGGAGAAAGTCCCCttggagtccaaggcagctgCCGGGCAGGAGGTGCCTGGCCAAAAATCCACCTCCCAGGCTGTGGCACCACCACGGAAAGCAGGTCGAGAGAGCAGCCTTCCCACCAAGGCACCCACTGTGCGGCCATGGAGGCACCAGCCactcctcagcccagcccagcccagagacAGCAGCAAGGACATTGTGCAAGCCTTCATCAGTGAGATTGGTGAGtgggagggctgcaggatgctgggctGAGTGTCAGCAGCCAgcaaggctgcagtgctgccagcagcctgggtaGCAGGACCGGTTCCTGGCATTTCTGGGGGTGAGGGTGGCAAAGCCATGCCCACAGGCTTGCAGTCTCTTCCCAGTGCTCCGCTGGGATGTTGCCTGCAATGGATGGTCTGGGCTGGCTGTCCTGAAACTACTTCCTTCTGggactgcagagctggctgctcctgtCCTTCTGggagacacagagctgctgcaggctctgtcactgcttttcctccccagtGCTTGTCCCACCATCCAGGAGGCTGATATGGGGGGAGAATGGGGTTGGGGTGCATCACTGTTGTGCTGGGGGAATTCTAGCTGATCTGACTTGCTGTGCTTTCTCCCTGGCTCAGGGATTGAAGCCACCGACCTGTCCAGCCTGCTGGAGCAGTTTGAGAAGTCTGAAGGTGCGGATCTGGCATGCCAtcccctgcagggctccctcTGTGCCACGCTGgcctccctgggctgtccaTGCTCCCTGTGTCAGGGTGGTAGTGGGAGGGCTGtgatgctgctgcctgtgggctCATGTTACCCTGCCCAGGTGTTTTGTCCTGCAGCTGTCTCTGCCTCCATCTCCTTGGCCTGTGGAAATATCTGGGGGTCCCCATGGCAACCAAAGGGGTGGTGAAGAGtctgtgaaggaaaaaggaTGTGCAGCTCCTATCTTGAGGAAGCTGGgtttcaggagctgtgctcttCCGAGCTGTTTCTGGGGTGCTTTGTTGACCCTGCCCTTCAGCCCTACTTGTTGCCCCTCTCACCTACCTGTTCTCTTTTCAGCCAAGAAGGAGGAAACTCCTGTACAGCCCCCTGAGGAAAGACAGCTGacagggagctctgggtgaGTATCAAAACCTTGGCAGCTGGTGCCCAGCAGAGcaagggcacagggcagctttCACTCCTGGCAGGATTTGAAGTGTGGTGGTTCTGTGTCCATtggcccaggaggggctgagcttGTTGCTGGactgggacagagctggcacTTAGGGGGAAAAACTGGGACAAGCAGTGATGGGCATGACAAGGCTGTGCAAGTTTTATTCTAGCAACTCTCTTGGATCCTCTGTCCTCGTGGACTGGCCAGTGGGGCAGATTGAGTGGGTGCCCCAGGCTtggggagtggggctgggctttGCTTGCTGTGTTTGACAAAGCTCTTTTCCCATTCTCAGACCTGAGACCCAGCAGGAAGCACCAACCCAGCAGGACAGGAAACCCACAGATGGGCTGCAGGCCTCTGAGCTGGCCAATGTGGCAGGTAAAGAATATGTGGGACAAGGGAGGGTAGTGTGCTATGGCATAGCAGGGCTGTTATGTGTCTggggggacaccttggggagtGAGGGGGCCTGGGATGTGAGGGAGCCCCAGCTGGGTGGGTTGCCGCAAAGGGCTGCTCTTGTAAGCGTTCTGGTGCTCTCCCAGGCCTCACGCCCCCAGCGACACCTCCTCACCAGCTCTGGAAGCCTTTGCCTGCTGTCTCACTGCTGGCCAAGACCAAGTCACCTGGATCCATGCCCCAGGAAGGGCCCCAGAAGTCAACCAAGCTGATGAAAGCCAAGCCACTGCTCCCAAACAAGATCCAGGTGAAGAGCAtggtgccagcccctgccagcacagcccccagccacGTCTGCTCGGGAGACCACGACTACTGCATCCTGGGTGCACCGCAGCCCGAGAGCAGCAACAGCCCTGGCACGCAGCCCCCTGCCGAGGGAGGCTCCCGCTGGAATGTCAAACACCACCGGGACATCACTATCAAACCCATCTCCTCCTTAACCAAACGGACGCTGGACCAACCTGAGCccacccctccagcccctgacACCACCATGGGGCACAGCCCGGAGCCCCTGGGGAtggcctgcccagctcccctggatTATCGGACTACCATCCCCAGCAAGGGCAGCACTGGGTGCAGCAGTCCCCCCACCTCAGTGCTCCTGTCTCCAGCTGCATCCCCCTGCCGGGAGCAGGAGGTGCGGACTGCcggtgcccagcccagccatgctGCTGCCAAGAGGTCCCTGCGCTGCTACCGGAGACCCCAGGACtcacccagcccctctgccgACAGCTGGAGGGCTGGCCGGAGCCGTGCCAGCCGTTCTTTCAGCTCCAGTTCGGATGGAGCTAGCGAgtcctcatcttcatcttcatcctcgTCCTCCCGGTCCCGCTCACGGTCGCTCTCCCCACCTCCCAAGCGGTGGCGAAGGTAAGCAGTGCGTTGTTGCTCTTAGggagtgtcttggtttgaaaagacaggtgtctggtaaggagggcaggagcctctcttgaaatggaaaatgtaaaccccctccctccaaattattataattttgaaattaaggggctctcaggcaaagatatgggaataggaataacagttctttactaggaaaattaaaataaaaatgcagtaatacgaaaaaacactgacagagtcagaatacaacctgatTAGATGGTGGCTGCTGTCCTGGGAtgacagatgtggttctgttgaagcagtgatcctgtagaaggatgtagttttcctctgaaggtccagtggtggtgtagataggcctggtcttcctctgggaatcctgTGGAAAAAGGGTCCCCTGGGTTTCCAAATATCAGATTTTTCTttgggtaggaatgcttggctcctccctctgggtggagcatctcacaatgggatgatgtaattttatgcAGCGAGTCAATGGCCCATTAACTGGAGATATTTCCCTGGATGGAGGATGGGTCATGGAGGAGATAAAGAACACTACTCCACCTGGTTTCAACAGGTGGTGATAGAATACCTGTAGTATTTCTGGTTACATCTTTCATTGCAACCTAAAACAGGCAGTTGTCCAGTGGCTGGTCTTTTGCAAGAGCCCAGACACATCTTTATGGTCCTGCTTAGATGGCTGAATTTGATGCTTTTGTCCTTGTGGCCCTTCTGAAGAGATGCTCACAGAGGGTGGGGGAGCTGCAGCAACACCCTGCCCATCCAGTTCTGGCTGAAGCCCTCATCCGGGCCCATATGCCTGCAAAGCCACCAGTGAGCCAGACTTCCTTACTCCTTCAGGAACACCCAAACCATGTTACAAGTCCTTGGCTGCATCTTTGCTTTTGGATGCTTTTTCTGGAGTATTACAGCAGGTGCTCATAtttgtgctgtggggctgttgCAGCCCTTGGTATAGTAGTGAGAGGAGCCACAGTGGAGCtctccagggagctgctggaggcaaGCAGAGAATAACCTGTCTGGCTTGGCTGCCTCAGGGGCTCCCTGTTCTCTTTATGCAGGTGGCTGTGTAGGAAAGTGGGACAACTTGCACTCTGTGGGATTCCTTTTGGAGTCCTTGTGCATCTGAGTGAtgtgcagcctgtcccagctgggctgggaggcaCTGGAGGTAGTGAAGGGTTTCTCCTTCTGTCGTTCTCTTGGCGTTCAGCCAGTTCTGGAAACATCCCTGGGCATGAGGGGCCTGTCCAACCAAGACCCCTTCATTGATAGCCCAGTAAatgcagaggctggagctggaaagGCCAGGTATAAAAGTGCCATGTTTTGTGGTTGTGCAGCTTGGGGATTGTGAAGCAACACATCTGGCTTGGCTTTCCAGCAAATCAGCTGGCCTTGTGCTGGAAAATGTCCCCATGTACTGTGCCACCCTGACTTGCTGTCTTCCAGGAGAATGTGGCATAGGAATATGcggcagagccaggcagcatgccctgctggggtttgcccatggcagggaccatCTATGGCCAG
This region includes:
- the PPRC1 gene encoding peroxisome proliferator-activated receptor gamma coactivator-related protein 1 isoform X2, with protein sequence MQNYLDSSVISIIEDLSLSEQSKACLDAQNELSLLTAITEILDSTDDETLSPFDTIMDAELLTSPRERENTSFQKFLTLSRPLLECESPTLEQPKALRPLSSSSSSSVSVAGKTDTDVAWDRATHGLEDPVLPKKQVCSTPRVERKVGWHRAREQPLPQRSDGEEEEEEAALNLEIDRSVEAVNFCVSEAGVALEEHEDPCIINTGDVSLSELVKSMHPYCLPTFTVCLDPDTEPVAKELLSSSVLLEIVPGEGESVEIPVVLQPLTPNSPDLEPQLLGVEETTGESIPENRGELPGAPTQENRLEEEKEEKLPGKEPSCSTAEATSPLETAAPGASGPSKSSWHSTEAPAGGKRECSEKGRGRERSRKSRKKKAAEDQSKQARPGRDCVAHRLHSAGSGQPHAQPAISRQRAECPSVQVSDFLAQQLERARKEGQMELHAERAPRPRGRPQSTSAALLPKKVKQELQKEPAPETVNAALEKNKTLVSLEKTAPSVEGQPAAECPSPTDQAEGQGDAQPSVGQSSGVSEAASQLPEQGAGLEPAQRVPAAEPSEGLPKEAKPKALSLREYRIRMLHRQPSAGGSQEGKKQVASKWPSVPEPPTELAEIPCLVSPVRSATEADSAQKGPDKPTSPAAVPSPASKAPAALPSAPAPAAAPPPPSAPMPFVAPNVPPAAGVAPTGMPPASAGAYALYPPVPSWPCFSPQPMGCHGLPPPPSASSSSAFHMVPGLPPPAMAWPPPPLPPPPPFGPGGPYAPVGWAPPSYWPGIPVPPPVPSLAYRDPGAAVQATTAFPAGSHPGTAPLHGQSPAAPMLSCPEPPAFPAQSPAAPSSEMGPAGGPARPAAGRVSDPRRQARLAGESSLPKAPLAPAQPLPAPSAATAQPSRVPPAVPVPQAVLTQPPEESQAATPHQLPKVPPAAICCPAEVFPAPVGESPGTQAMEKAVEPGKEAAEKVPLESKAAAGQEVPGQKSTSQAVAPPRKAGRESSLPTKAPTVRPWRHQPLLSPAQPRDSSKDIVQAFISEIGIEATDLSSLLEQFEKSEAKKEETPVQPPEERQLTGSSGPETQQEAPTQQDRKPTDGLQASELANVAGLTPPATPPHQLWKPLPAVSLLAKTKSPGSMPQEGPQKSTKLMKAKPLLPNKIQVKSMVPAPASTAPSHVCSGDHDYCILGAPQPESSNSPGTQPPAEGGSRWNVKHHRDITIKPISSLTKRTLDQPEPTPPAPDTTMGHSPEPLGMACPAPLDYRTTIPSKGSTGCSSPPTSVLLSPAASPCREQEVRTAGAQPSHAAAKRSLRCYRRPQDSPSPSADSWRAGRSRASRSFSSSSDGASESSSSSSSSSSRSRSRSLSPPPKRWRRYRSRCSRSSSSRSSCGSCGRSRDRSSSSSSTSSYSSRSTSRSQSRSPSPRGRSSRWRRYSYDAQDHYQRQRILQKERAIEERRVVFIGKIPSRMTRSELRHRFSVFGDIEECTLHFRSEGDNYGFVTYRYAEEAFAAIESGHKLRRPDEQPFDLCFGGRRQFCRRNYADLDSNREDFDPAPVKSKFDSLDFDTLLRQAQRSLRR
- the PPRC1 gene encoding peroxisome proliferator-activated receptor gamma coactivator-related protein 1 isoform X1, translating into MPPSDLQLCPTCFPCVVRVLGVACHSLQHRLFRAHVYCEEISAGSGAVQSVYLAPRAPQQCFSLEDDDLNLTSLDAETILEAEEILGTMQNYLDSSVISIIEDLSLSEQSKACLDAQNELSLLTAITEILDSTDDETLSPFDTIMDAELLTSPRERENTSFQKFLTLSRPLLECESPTLEQPKALRPLSSSSSSSVSVAGKTDTDVAWDRATHGLEDPVLPKKQVCSTPRVERKVGWHRAREQPLPQRSDGEEEEEEAALNLEIDRSVEAVNFCVSEAGVALEEHEDPCIINTGDVSLSELVKSMHPYCLPTFTVCLDPDTEPVAKELLSSSVLLEIVPGEGESVEIPVVLQPLTPNSPDLEPQLLGVEETTGESIPENRGELPGAPTQENRLEEEKEEKLPGKEPSCSTAEATSPLETAAPGASGPSKSSWHSTEAPAGGKRECSEKGRGRERSRKSRKKKAAEDQSKQARPGRDCVAHRLHSAGSGQPHAQPAISRQRAECPSVQVSDFLAQQLERARKEGQMELHAERAPRPRGRPQSTSAALLPKKVKQELQKEPAPETVNAALEKNKTLVSLEKTAPSVEGQPAAECPSPTDQAEGQGDAQPSVGQSSGVSEAASQLPEQGAGLEPAQRVPAAEPSEGLPKEAKPKALSLREYRIRMLHRQPSAGGSQEGKKQVASKWPSVPEPPTELAEIPCLVSPVRSATEADSAQKGPDKPTSPAAVPSPASKAPAALPSAPAPAAAPPPPSAPMPFVAPNVPPAAGVAPTGMPPASAGAYALYPPVPSWPCFSPQPMGCHGLPPPPSASSSSAFHMVPGLPPPAMAWPPPPLPPPPPFGPGGPYAPVGWAPPSYWPGIPVPPPVPSLAYRDPGAAVQATTAFPAGSHPGTAPLHGQSPAAPMLSCPEPPAFPAQSPAAPSSEMGPAGGPARPAAGRVSDPRRQARLAGESSLPKAPLAPAQPLPAPSAATAQPSRVPPAVPVPQAVLTQPPEESQAATPHQLPKVPPAAICCPAEVFPAPVGESPGTQAMEKAVEPGKEAAEKVPLESKAAAGQEVPGQKSTSQAVAPPRKAGRESSLPTKAPTVRPWRHQPLLSPAQPRDSSKDIVQAFISEIGIEATDLSSLLEQFEKSEAKKEETPVQPPEERQLTGSSGPETQQEAPTQQDRKPTDGLQASELANVAGLTPPATPPHQLWKPLPAVSLLAKTKSPGSMPQEGPQKSTKLMKAKPLLPNKIQVKSMVPAPASTAPSHVCSGDHDYCILGAPQPESSNSPGTQPPAEGGSRWNVKHHRDITIKPISSLTKRTLDQPEPTPPAPDTTMGHSPEPLGMACPAPLDYRTTIPSKGSTGCSSPPTSVLLSPAASPCREQEVRTAGAQPSHAAAKRSLRCYRRPQDSPSPSADSWRAGRSRASRSFSSSSDGASESSSSSSSSSSRSRSRSLSPPPKRWRRYRSRCSRSSSSRSSCGSCGRSRDRSSSSSSTSSYSSRSTSRSQSRSPSPRGRSSRWRRYSYDAQDHYQRQRILQKERAIEERRVVFIGKIPSRMTRSELRHRFSVFGDIEECTLHFRSEGDNYGFVTYRYAEEAFAAIESGHKLRRPDEQPFDLCFGGRRQFCRRNYADLDSNREDFDPAPVKSKFDSLDFDTLLRQAQRSLRR